A single window of Herpetosiphon gulosus DNA harbors:
- the nuoH gene encoding NADH-quinone oxidoreductase subunit NuoH, which produces MQDRSVWVMIIHAVVLAFAALTSFAYLTLMERKVLAKLQHRVGPNQAGPNGYLQPLADAVKLMFKEDIMPSLADKWVFIIAPILATIPAIVIFAVIPLGPDLVVFGERIPLAFASLNIGLLYFLAVTSIGVYGITLAGWASNNKYSMLGGVRSAAQMISYELAFGLSVLVPVMLTASRSADGLGSLDLVQMVNAQAGTWLGFIPKWFVFTPTGFIAFFLFLIAATAEVTRAPFDLVEAEQELVGGYATEYSSMKFALFFMAEYMKLIAMSGFAATMFLGGWRLPYLEDITGNWGALVGFLVIAAKIFFFLFLSIWVRASLPRIRYDKLMDFGWKRLLPVSLATVAATAVIIVLTNPL; this is translated from the coding sequence ATGCAAGATCGCTCAGTATGGGTGATGATTATCCACGCGGTGGTACTAGCATTTGCTGCCCTAACCAGCTTTGCCTATCTCACCTTGATGGAACGTAAAGTCTTAGCCAAGTTGCAACATCGGGTCGGCCCTAACCAGGCTGGCCCCAATGGCTACTTGCAACCATTGGCCGATGCTGTCAAACTAATGTTCAAAGAAGATATTATGCCGTCGCTGGCCGATAAATGGGTCTTTATTATTGCCCCAATTTTGGCCACGATTCCAGCAATTGTGATCTTCGCAGTGATTCCGCTTGGCCCTGATTTGGTAGTTTTTGGCGAACGGATTCCTTTAGCGTTCGCTAGCTTGAATATTGGCTTGCTGTATTTCTTGGCGGTAACCTCAATCGGGGTGTATGGGATTACCCTCGCTGGTTGGGCCTCGAATAACAAGTATTCAATGCTTGGCGGAGTACGTTCAGCCGCCCAGATGATTAGCTATGAATTGGCCTTTGGGCTTTCAGTGCTGGTTCCGGTGATGTTGACGGCCTCGCGCTCAGCCGACGGACTTGGCTCGCTCGATTTAGTTCAGATGGTCAACGCGCAGGCTGGCACATGGCTGGGCTTTATTCCCAAGTGGTTTGTCTTTACGCCAACTGGCTTTATCGCCTTCTTCTTGTTCTTGATTGCGGCCACCGCTGAAGTGACCCGCGCCCCCTTCGACTTGGTTGAAGCTGAACAAGAGTTGGTTGGTGGCTATGCCACCGAGTATAGCTCGATGAAGTTTGCATTGTTCTTCATGGCCGAATATATGAAATTGATCGCCATGAGCGGCTTTGCAGCGACGATGTTCCTCGGTGGTTGGCGTTTGCCCTACCTCGAAGATATTACGGGCAACTGGGGCGCATTGGTTGGCTTCTTGGTGATTGCCGCCAAAATCTTCTTCTTCTTGTTCTTATCGATCTGGGTTCGCGCCAGCTTACCACGGATTCGCTACGACAAGTTGATGGATTTTGGTTGGAAGCGCTTGTTGCCAGTTTCATTGGCGACGGTTGCCGCAACCGCTGTGATTATTGTTTTGACCAACCCACTTTAA